The proteins below come from a single Candidatus Binatota bacterium genomic window:
- a CDS encoding aldehyde dehydrogenase family protein: MSTIEVDNPATGEIACRFELDSSESLEAALARAVMAGREWAALPVATRVAVCERAIAVMERDGDSLAVDISLQMGKPLSQARAEVATSCARARYMQSVAERCLADKPLEGPDGFELFVERLPLGVVLNVPAWNYPLLTAVNALVPALLAGNAVLLRHSSRTPLCGGHFERAFLEAGLPAGALAAVHADHDATARLVADPRVDYIAFTGSTRGGRELSKAAAGRFVDLGLELGGNDAAWVRADAELSSTAESLAEGAFYNAGQSCCGVERVFAQDDVYDELLDLLVARSADWKPGDPMDEATSMGPMAQASSIALLEQHVADAVERGARLLAGGKPAQLDGRGRYFEATVLADVPADAQVMKEESFGPLLAVARVADDESAIAAVNDSRYGLTASVWSRDLDRSRAIGRRLEVGTVFLNRCDFLDPALPWSGWKDSGVGLTLSELGFDRLTRTRGFHLRLP; encoded by the coding sequence GTGTCGACGATCGAAGTAGACAATCCCGCCACCGGCGAAATCGCCTGCCGTTTTGAACTCGACAGCAGCGAGTCATTGGAAGCGGCGCTGGCCCGCGCGGTAATGGCTGGTCGTGAATGGGCCGCGCTTCCGGTGGCCACCAGGGTGGCGGTCTGTGAGCGAGCTATCGCTGTAATGGAGCGTGACGGCGATTCCCTGGCCGTCGACATAAGCTTGCAGATGGGCAAGCCGCTGTCCCAGGCCAGGGCCGAGGTCGCCACCAGCTGTGCGCGCGCGCGTTACATGCAGTCGGTGGCCGAGCGCTGTCTCGCCGACAAGCCGCTGGAGGGGCCCGACGGCTTTGAGCTTTTCGTTGAGCGCCTGCCGCTGGGCGTGGTACTCAACGTGCCCGCGTGGAACTACCCGCTGTTGACGGCTGTCAACGCGCTGGTGCCGGCGCTACTGGCCGGCAACGCTGTGTTACTGCGTCACTCCTCGCGTACTCCCTTGTGCGGCGGCCACTTCGAGAGAGCTTTTCTCGAGGCCGGGCTGCCGGCGGGCGCCCTGGCAGCGGTACACGCAGACCACGACGCCACCGCCCGCCTGGTGGCTGACCCGCGGGTTGATTACATAGCCTTCACGGGTTCGACCCGGGGAGGCCGCGAGTTGTCGAAGGCGGCGGCCGGGCGTTTCGTGGACCTGGGTCTCGAGCTCGGGGGCAATGACGCCGCGTGGGTAAGGGCCGACGCCGAGTTATCTTCTACAGCCGAGTCTCTCGCCGAAGGTGCATTCTACAACGCGGGGCAGAGCTGCTGCGGCGTTGAGAGGGTATTCGCGCAGGACGACGTCTACGACGAGTTGCTCGACCTGCTGGTCGCGCGCAGCGCCGACTGGAAACCCGGCGACCCGATGGACGAAGCGACGAGCATGGGCCCCATGGCGCAGGCATCGTCGATAGCGCTGCTCGAGCAACACGTGGCCGACGCCGTGGAGCGAGGGGCGCGCCTGCTCGCGGGCGGCAAGCCCGCTCAGTTGGACGGCCGAGGCAGGTACTTCGAGGCGACCGTGCTCGCCGATGTACCCGCCGACGCACAGGTGATGAAGGAGGAGAGCTTTGGCCCGCTGCTCGCCGTTGCCAGGGTAGCCGACGATGAGAGCGCGATCGCTGCCGTCAACGACAGCCGCTACGGTCTGACAGCCTCGGTCTGGAGCCGTGACCTCGATCGCTCGCGCGCCATCGGCAGGCGCCTGGAGGTAGGAACGGTGTTCCTCAACCGCTGCGATTTTCTCGACCCGGCGCTGCCGTGGTCGGGGTGGAAGGATAGCGGGGTGGGGCTGACCTTGTCCGAGCTCGGCTTCGACCGCCTCACCCGCACGCGCGGATTCCACCTGCGCCTGCCCTGA
- a CDS encoding DUF1329 domain-containing protein → MLIDTTNIHDYSDMLSPAMLWTVDRGVKIRVGEYSLVTMPPPFMEATEKYSSQVELSEDRKEIRNHVAGLPFPQIDTNDPTVATKLMFNFNATIRVDDLDLRNFDCDTGAVGKDGHPLTVERHFLIDHIRRMSWYERTEVEPMPVIPDNPDKVRYKEAMYPLLEPFDLKGVGFLLFRYKEPSRQDDTWLYLPQLRRVRRLSSAQRSDALFGQDTDMDSYAGYAGKVGWMDWKFLGEKKILGSFHSEHLPVKWGEGSGDFVHADLWEPRDVWVVEGVSLLPQYAYGKRVIFLDKESYRIPYTDIYDTAGELWKMWINQFKYAKCPIPDAPYCQEYEASYNPSITMVDVQLEHATFCALPSHRFPGEQGWYFNLGDEEGTTADYFSLANVISAGR, encoded by the coding sequence TTGCTCATCGACACTACTAACATCCACGATTACTCGGACATGCTGAGCCCGGCCATGCTGTGGACAGTAGACCGCGGCGTGAAGATTCGCGTGGGTGAATACTCACTCGTGACCATGCCCCCGCCGTTTATGGAGGCCACCGAAAAATACTCGTCCCAGGTGGAGCTGTCCGAGGACCGCAAGGAAATCCGCAACCACGTGGCAGGGCTGCCGTTTCCGCAGATCGACACCAACGATCCCACGGTCGCGACCAAGTTGATGTTCAACTTCAACGCCACCATACGCGTGGACGACCTCGACCTGCGTAACTTTGACTGCGACACCGGCGCTGTCGGCAAAGACGGCCACCCGCTGACAGTTGAACGTCACTTTCTCATCGATCACATCCGTCGCATGTCCTGGTACGAACGCACCGAGGTTGAACCCATGCCCGTCATTCCGGATAACCCCGACAAGGTGCGTTACAAGGAAGCGATGTACCCACTGCTCGAGCCCTTCGATCTCAAGGGTGTCGGCTTCCTGCTCTTCCGTTACAAGGAACCTTCGCGACAGGACGACACCTGGCTCTACCTGCCGCAATTGCGCCGCGTGCGCCGGCTGTCTTCGGCCCAGCGTTCTGACGCTCTGTTTGGACAGGACACCGACATGGACAGCTACGCAGGCTACGCCGGTAAGGTGGGCTGGATGGACTGGAAGTTTCTCGGCGAGAAAAAGATCCTCGGCAGTTTCCACTCAGAGCACCTGCCCGTTAAGTGGGGCGAGGGATCGGGTGATTTCGTGCACGCCGACCTCTGGGAGCCCAGGGACGTATGGGTGGTCGAGGGAGTGTCGCTTCTTCCGCAGTATGCCTACGGCAAGCGGGTAATTTTTCTCGACAAGGAGAGCTACCGCATTCCTTACACCGACATCTATGACACCGCCGGCGAGCTGTGGAAGATGTGGATCAACCAGTTCAAGTACGCCAAGTGCCCCATACCTGACGCCCCCTACTGCCAGGAATACGAAGCGTCGTACAACCCGTCTATAACCATGGTCGACGTGCAGCTCGAGCACGCCACGTTCTGCGCGCTGCCCAGCCACCGTTTCCCGGGCGAGCAGGGCTGGTACTTCAACCTGGGCGACGAGGAAGGCACCACCGCAGATTACTTCTCGCTGGCCAACGTAATCTCGGCCGGCCGCTAA
- a CDS encoding DUF4215 domain-containing protein, whose protein sequence is MSAIARTRGVVAALVAGLVLSATPVHAVVDCARERLAAERGYAAELTRCWLKLVRADRPDQWALCRARALAVRDARVLTALRTNGSDGVACAATLLQGTVAQGGMDQLLGEVVFSGSPVVSSCSTRRVRAVGHYLRRNLSCIKRSLGGATAGAELACRDKADNSLSRNWSRANRRGDCLALESSVARDGVALLMADGLPLAGVVCGDGLLQSTEECDDANQDSGDGCSYDCRLEQCDGNGCGWCPYGAAWVDGACLCEAGYQLQGGLCVDVDECATASHSCAAYADCVNTDGDYSCAIACTESSFRQALNDCGGDAHRISFDCKGKVIKVSALDPMRTVACDGLLVDGLDSGVIFQLSPVCGGANSCSSDNSGSLFLDLQGNDNVIRRLSVRGFHDGVHVAGRGNLLEEMAFSDNCDDAITTMESGVGNLFRDVSVNGGCDKCLQLYGDSSLAVGQVGEPGHYNAVFERLVVGNCVQPVRTTAGGRFLFSDSVITGSPSDRWGCDGPRFSSGPGDSQSVYLDGLLLANCRRGLRVGGEVGAVIRNSIIYGSGLRAARASADSSLLIADSMLIDNGGGGSAEAGFGGVALVDNAAVDLGGGEVTVDEKLQGSGGGNLFCRNRGPAGQLLDLQNNGSAGQVVSASSNLWCVGPLSSVEGAAVVAPWTVLSSP, encoded by the coding sequence GTGTCAGCGATCGCTAGAACAAGGGGGGTAGTTGCGGCTCTGGTCGCGGGCCTCGTACTGTCTGCGACGCCTGTGCACGCGGTGGTCGACTGCGCGCGGGAGCGCCTGGCAGCCGAGCGCGGCTACGCCGCGGAGCTGACCCGTTGCTGGCTCAAGCTGGTGAGGGCCGACCGCCCCGATCAATGGGCGCTGTGTCGGGCCCGCGCGCTGGCAGTGCGCGACGCGCGGGTGCTCACGGCTCTGCGCACAAACGGATCCGATGGCGTTGCCTGTGCGGCGACTCTTCTCCAGGGGACGGTTGCCCAGGGCGGAATGGATCAACTTCTGGGGGAAGTCGTTTTTTCGGGCTCACCCGTGGTTTCATCGTGTTCGACTCGCAGGGTGCGAGCTGTCGGGCATTACCTTCGCCGTAATCTCTCCTGCATAAAGCGCAGCCTGGGCGGTGCGACCGCCGGAGCGGAGCTGGCCTGTCGGGACAAGGCAGACAATTCGCTGTCGAGAAATTGGAGTAGGGCCAACCGTAGGGGCGATTGCCTCGCACTGGAAAGCTCGGTGGCCAGGGACGGGGTAGCCCTGCTGATGGCCGACGGGTTGCCGCTGGCCGGGGTCGTGTGCGGTGATGGTCTGCTGCAGTCCACCGAGGAGTGCGACGACGCTAACCAGGATTCGGGCGATGGTTGCAGCTACGACTGCCGGCTCGAGCAGTGCGACGGCAACGGCTGCGGCTGGTGTCCGTACGGGGCTGCGTGGGTGGACGGTGCCTGCCTGTGCGAAGCCGGTTACCAGTTGCAGGGCGGACTCTGTGTTGACGTCGACGAGTGCGCCACGGCTAGTCACTCGTGTGCGGCTTACGCCGATTGCGTCAACACGGACGGCGACTACTCCTGCGCCATAGCGTGTACGGAGAGTTCGTTCAGGCAGGCACTCAACGACTGTGGCGGTGACGCTCACAGGATAAGTTTTGACTGCAAGGGCAAGGTCATCAAGGTGTCGGCGTTAGACCCGATGCGGACCGTGGCCTGTGACGGTTTGCTCGTGGACGGTCTCGACAGCGGCGTTATCTTTCAACTCTCACCTGTCTGCGGCGGGGCAAACAGCTGTAGCTCCGATAACTCCGGGTCACTGTTTCTCGATCTGCAGGGCAACGACAACGTTATACGGCGCCTGTCGGTCAGGGGATTTCACGACGGCGTGCACGTGGCGGGCCGCGGCAACCTGCTCGAAGAAATGGCTTTCAGCGATAACTGCGACGACGCTATCACCACGATGGAATCGGGCGTGGGGAACCTGTTCCGAGACGTGTCGGTGAACGGCGGCTGCGACAAGTGCCTGCAGCTGTACGGCGATTCTTCTCTCGCCGTCGGCCAGGTCGGCGAGCCGGGGCACTACAACGCCGTTTTCGAGCGGCTGGTAGTAGGCAACTGCGTGCAACCGGTCCGTACGACTGCGGGCGGTCGGTTTCTTTTTAGCGACAGTGTCATTACGGGCTCCCCGAGTGACCGCTGGGGCTGCGACGGGCCGCGTTTCAGCAGCGGTCCCGGCGACAGCCAGTCGGTGTACCTCGATGGCCTGCTGCTGGCTAACTGCCGCCGCGGTTTGAGGGTGGGGGGCGAAGTCGGGGCAGTCATCAGGAACTCCATAATCTACGGCTCGGGGCTGCGGGCAGCTCGGGCATCGGCCGATTCGTCGCTGCTCATCGCCGACAGCATGCTCATCGATAACGGTGGCGGGGGCTCCGCCGAAGCTGGTTTCGGTGGCGTTGCGCTCGTGGACAACGCCGCTGTTGATCTGGGTGGTGGCGAAGTCACTGTTGACGAAAAGTTGCAGGGCAGCGGCGGCGGAAATCTGTTCTGCCGCAACCGGGGGCCGGCCGGCCAACTGCTCGACCTTCAGAACAACGGGAGTGCGGGGCAGGTAGTGTCGGCCTCGAGCAACCTCTGGTGCGTCGGTCCGTTATCCAGTGTTGAGGGCGCGGCGGTCGTGGCGCCGTGGACCGTGCTGAGCTCGCCTTAG
- a CDS encoding redoxin domain-containing protein: MQGNGFRDRIRDFEDKNVTVLGISFDTVEENKAFAEKFDYTFLLLSDVDRKVGLALGACESADAGWAARISYVIDEKGIVVGSLADVDPTTHTDDVLKLLAG; the protein is encoded by the coding sequence ATTCAGGGCAACGGATTCCGTGATCGAATCCGCGATTTTGAAGACAAGAACGTAACCGTACTCGGTATCAGCTTTGACACCGTCGAAGAGAACAAGGCCTTCGCCGAAAAGTTCGACTACACTTTCCTCCTGCTGTCAGACGTGGACAGGAAGGTGGGCCTGGCCCTGGGGGCCTGCGAATCTGCGGATGCTGGTTGGGCCGCCCGCATAAGTTATGTGATCGACGAAAAGGGAATCGTAGTTGGGTCGCTAGCCGACGTTGACCCGACCACCCACACCGACGACGTACTCAAACTGCTGGCCGGCTGA
- a CDS encoding redoxin domain-containing protein, translated as MAAEDNMIATGTEAPDFTLAAHDGSEVTLSALRGGPVVLWFYPKADTPG; from the coding sequence ATGGCAGCAGAAGACAACATGATCGCCACGGGGACAGAAGCCCCCGACTTCACCCTCGCCGCCCACGACGGCAGCGAGGTCACGCTGTCCGCGCTCAGGGGCGGCCCGGTAGTCCTGTGGTTCTACCCCAAGGCCGATACCCCCGGTTGA
- a CDS encoding DUF2781 domain-containing protein produces the protein MLVVSMSKPGSGIFCSAAEGGGARNPGANRVARASRQVVFASLFTGFSSCVCPSRRWQRAALVYRVQTARIPSHCKKSDHPPLWGCRLGAIAGEMAILSMRHRPFDVLLVAWFALCAFTSLVMEMYIVLGVDLAAATDPLGRAWYFYASSWDPIFLDTPLWLRVMCAIDAFVFGAFYPLLVYALVKGLNWIRIPALLYSAAIVYSTLVYFAVEVIGESGRADLLMVFVINLPYTVFPLALAWRMRMPEPFTAGEGSSSNGLGFTPG, from the coding sequence ATGTTAGTAGTGTCGATGAGCAAGCCGGGCTCGGGGATTTTCTGTTCCGCAGCCGAAGGAGGCGGAGCCAGGAATCCGGGGGCCAACAGGGTCGCCAGGGCAAGCAGGCAGGTAGTTTTCGCGAGTCTATTCACAGGTTTCTCCAGTTGCGTATGCCCGTCGCGTCGATGGCAGCGGGCCGCCTTAGTTTATCGGGTACAGACTGCCCGAATACCCAGCCATTGCAAAAAGTCAGACCACCCCCCCTTGTGGGGCTGCCGGCTGGGTGCTATCGCAGGGGAGATGGCAATTTTGTCGATGAGACACAGGCCTTTCGACGTCCTGCTGGTGGCGTGGTTCGCGCTGTGCGCGTTTACATCCCTGGTTATGGAAATGTACATTGTCCTGGGCGTTGATCTTGCCGCGGCCACGGACCCGTTGGGACGGGCCTGGTATTTTTATGCTTCTTCCTGGGACCCGATCTTTCTCGACACCCCGTTGTGGTTGCGCGTCATGTGCGCGATCGACGCTTTCGTCTTTGGCGCCTTCTACCCGCTGCTCGTCTACGCATTGGTAAAAGGGCTCAACTGGATACGCATCCCGGCGCTGCTCTACTCGGCCGCGATCGTATACTCCACGCTGGTTTACTTCGCTGTTGAAGTTATCGGTGAATCGGGGCGTGCCGACCTCCTGATGGTGTTCGTGATCAACCTGCCCTACACCGTGTTTCCGCTGGCACTGGCCTGGCGGATGAGGATGCCCGAACCTTTCACTGCGGGCGAGGGGTCGTCGTCCAACGGCCTGGGCTTTACGCCCGGATGA
- a CDS encoding DoxX family protein yields the protein MDVFCEGGATGGCLSVLLVAKSLASVFLSVLFLQSAIDKLSDRSGNLEWLTGHFASSPLSGVVPAMLTTVTLLELAAGLASGAGAVMLLTGGSAALAIWGALLSAVSLLALFFGQRLAKDYEGAAVLAGYFLLVLFTLYLYSIQGQVPG from the coding sequence ATGGACGTATTCTGTGAGGGGGGAGCCACGGGCGGCTGCCTTTCGGTATTGCTGGTGGCCAAGTCACTGGCCTCGGTGTTCCTGTCGGTACTGTTCCTGCAGTCGGCGATTGACAAGTTGAGCGATCGCAGCGGCAACCTCGAGTGGCTCACCGGCCACTTTGCTTCGTCGCCCTTGTCGGGAGTCGTACCCGCAATGCTCACAACCGTCACCCTGCTCGAGCTGGCCGCGGGCCTCGCGTCGGGAGCCGGCGCAGTGATGTTGCTCACGGGTGGCTCGGCCGCGTTGGCGATCTGGGGCGCGTTGTTGTCGGCAGTGTCGCTGCTGGCGTTGTTCTTCGGTCAGCGGCTGGCAAAGGACTACGAGGGCGCCGCGGTGCTGGCGGGCTATTTCCTGCTGGTGCTGTTCACTCTCTACCTCTACTCGATCCAGGGGCAGGTCCCGGGGTGA
- a CDS encoding wax ester/triacylglycerol synthase family O-acyltransferase, with the protein MSKMFFERLSALDNSFLIFEKPHTPMHIGSTMIFEAGELAHPDGGIDADAVRDAVRAALPFIPRYRQKIVQVPGSYRWVWVDDSHFNIDYHIRHTALPRPGGDKELKRLTGRIMENHLDRSRPLWEMWVVEGMDDGRFAIISKVHHCMIDGVAGVDLMTVLLDVDPESKRPQPGAFIPRRVPTAWELLADGVSHRAMLPLRLLKGAGALFKEADDTKRDLLVRLRAVASMLGWTMASADDIPFNREVGPHRRADWYAMDLARVKSVRARLGGSINDIVLTVVAGAVQRMLSKRRINPGSVDFRVLAPVSVRGSDERGRPGNRVSAWLIDLPVDRVDPRAQLDLVREQTRELKESRQAVGAELLTDVAEWAPSTLLALGTRNVTRMRLFDMIVTNVPGPQFPVYMAGARLLETYPVVPLFDNMGLGIALLSYDGAIYWGMNADYDLFPDTSEAIDAIDESFAALEAAAQAASEELTSSGGEVNIQPPAGSKSAAAGVGEASPAETAAADTTVEQVSTSPGDPPGKMTLN; encoded by the coding sequence ATGTCAAAAATGTTCTTTGAGCGCCTGAGCGCGCTCGATAATTCCTTCCTGATCTTCGAAAAGCCCCACACCCCGATGCACATCGGCAGCACGATGATTTTCGAGGCCGGTGAGCTGGCCCATCCCGATGGCGGAATCGACGCCGATGCGGTGCGCGACGCGGTGCGGGCTGCCCTGCCATTCATCCCGCGCTACAGGCAGAAGATAGTTCAGGTGCCCGGTAGTTATCGCTGGGTTTGGGTAGACGATTCTCACTTCAACATCGACTACCACATTCGTCACACGGCGTTGCCCAGGCCCGGTGGAGACAAGGAGCTCAAGCGGCTGACCGGTCGCATAATGGAAAACCACCTCGACCGCAGCCGGCCGCTGTGGGAGATGTGGGTGGTCGAGGGCATGGACGACGGCCGCTTTGCCATCATAAGCAAGGTGCACCACTGCATGATAGACGGCGTGGCCGGTGTTGACCTCATGACGGTGCTGCTCGACGTCGACCCTGAGAGCAAACGCCCCCAGCCCGGTGCCTTCATTCCACGCCGCGTACCGACGGCCTGGGAACTACTGGCCGACGGCGTGAGCCACCGCGCGATGCTGCCGCTGAGGTTGTTGAAGGGCGCGGGTGCCTTGTTCAAGGAAGCCGACGACACCAAGCGCGACCTGCTGGTGCGCCTGCGTGCCGTGGCCAGCATGCTGGGCTGGACCATGGCCAGCGCGGACGACATCCCGTTTAACCGCGAAGTGGGGCCGCACAGAAGGGCCGACTGGTACGCGATGGATCTTGCCCGGGTTAAATCGGTGCGCGCCCGGCTGGGTGGGTCTATCAACGATATCGTGCTCACCGTGGTGGCCGGTGCCGTGCAGAGAATGCTCTCCAAGCGCAGGATCAACCCAGGTTCGGTAGATTTCAGGGTGCTGGCGCCGGTCAGCGTGCGCGGCAGCGACGAACGCGGGCGACCGGGAAACCGCGTGTCCGCCTGGCTCATTGACCTGCCGGTAGACCGCGTCGACCCACGAGCGCAGCTCGATCTTGTTCGAGAACAGACCCGCGAACTCAAGGAATCGCGGCAGGCGGTCGGAGCCGAGCTGCTCACCGACGTAGCCGAGTGGGCCCCGTCTACCCTGCTCGCGCTTGGCACGCGCAACGTGACCCGTATGCGCCTGTTCGACATGATAGTGACCAACGTGCCGGGTCCGCAGTTCCCCGTTTACATGGCCGGCGCTCGCCTGCTCGAGACTTACCCGGTGGTGCCGTTGTTCGACAACATGGGGCTTGGCATCGCGCTGCTCAGTTACGACGGTGCGATATACTGGGGCATGAACGCCGACTACGATTTGTTTCCAGATACATCGGAGGCCATCGACGCCATCGACGAATCGTTTGCCGCGCTTGAGGCTGCGGCGCAGGCGGCTTCAGAAGAGCTGACCTCCAGCGGTGGTGAAGTAAACATCCAGCCGCCGGCCGGCAGCAAATCGGCAGCGGCAGGGGTGGGGGAGGCCTCTCCCGCGGAGACCGCGGCCGCCGACACCACCGTTGAGCAGGTTTCCACGAGCCCGGGCGATCCGCCGGGCAAGATGACGCTCAACTAG
- a CDS encoding phosphotransferase family protein yields MNTDPASQAGPVREAHRIDPAPLTSWLKANVEGFQGQLDITQFKGGQSNPTYLLATPGQRYVLRKKPPGRLLKSAHQVDREYRVMSALADTDVPVPRMYALCTDAEVIGTDFYIMECLEGRIFRDPRLPELSPTERTAVYESMGEVLAALHNVDTTAVGLADYGRQGNYFDRQLGRWSGQYRDSQTEQLPDMDTLIDWLPANIPTDDSSGIAHGDYRLENSVYHPDQPRMIAVLDWELSTLGHPLADLAYNCMGYHVQSPTQSGLVNVDFAATGIPTEDQYVASYCRRTGRDGIDNWNYYVAFSLFRMAAITQGVYKRGLDGNASSELATTYGEVCRYLATRACELLELG; encoded by the coding sequence ATGAACACCGATCCCGCATCCCAGGCTGGCCCAGTACGCGAGGCGCACCGCATCGACCCCGCGCCCTTGACCAGCTGGCTGAAGGCCAACGTCGAAGGCTTTCAAGGCCAGCTGGACATCACCCAGTTCAAGGGCGGCCAATCCAACCCCACCTACCTGCTGGCTACCCCCGGCCAGCGTTACGTCCTGCGCAAGAAACCTCCGGGCCGCCTGCTCAAGAGCGCCCACCAGGTGGACCGCGAGTACCGGGTGATGAGTGCGTTGGCCGACACCGACGTGCCGGTGCCCCGCATGTACGCGCTTTGCACCGACGCCGAGGTCATCGGCACCGACTTCTACATCATGGAGTGCCTCGAGGGCAGGATATTCCGTGACCCGCGCTTGCCCGAACTGTCGCCAACAGAGCGAACGGCCGTGTACGAATCGATGGGCGAAGTGCTGGCCGCACTGCACAACGTAGACACCACGGCCGTGGGCCTGGCCGACTACGGCCGGCAGGGCAACTACTTTGACCGACAGCTCGGACGCTGGAGCGGGCAGTACCGCGATTCGCAGACCGAGCAGCTACCCGACATGGACACGCTCATCGACTGGCTGCCGGCCAACATTCCCACCGACGACTCCAGCGGCATAGCGCACGGCGACTACCGCCTCGAAAACTCGGTCTACCACCCCGACCAGCCGCGCATGATAGCCGTGCTCGACTGGGAGCTGTCAACGTTGGGTCACCCGCTGGCCGACCTCGCTTACAACTGCATGGGCTACCACGTGCAGAGCCCTACGCAGAGCGGCCTGGTCAACGTAGACTTTGCCGCCACCGGGATACCGACGGAGGACCAGTACGTGGCAAGCTACTGCCGGCGAACCGGCCGCGACGGCATAGACAACTGGAACTACTACGTCGCTTTTTCGCTTTTCAGGATGGCCGCCATAACCCAGGGCGTCTACAAGCGCGGCCTGGACGGCAATGCCAGTTCGGAACTCGCGACCACCTACGGGGAGGTGTGCCGCTATCTGGCCACCCGCGCCTGCGAACTGCTCGAACTCGGCTAG